In one Achromobacter spanius genomic region, the following are encoded:
- a CDS encoding anti-sigma factor produces the protein MNYRHPELQDRLAAEYVLGGLRAGARQRFITLMRDDAGLRRAVTEWEDRLLPLALALPPETPPAHVWKAIAARIAPAAPAARAPASSRGLSWWRAVSAGLATAVVVLAFLMLKPAPTPVEVRTVAVLSGDKAPGAMVVNTLPDNRLAVQPMQDLVALADGRALELWSITPGQAPRSLGLVLPGQTTVLAPSLLPQQGDTVAITLEPAGGAPGGIPTGPVVLSGKVI, from the coding sequence ATGAATTACCGCCACCCCGAACTGCAGGACCGCCTGGCCGCCGAGTACGTGCTGGGCGGCTTGCGCGCGGGTGCGCGGCAGCGTTTCATCACCCTGATGCGCGATGACGCCGGCTTGCGGCGCGCGGTCACGGAATGGGAAGACCGGCTGTTGCCGCTGGCGCTGGCCCTGCCCCCCGAAACGCCACCCGCGCATGTGTGGAAGGCAATCGCCGCGCGCATCGCGCCCGCCGCCCCGGCCGCGCGCGCGCCCGCGTCTTCGCGCGGCCTGTCCTGGTGGCGCGCGGTGTCCGCCGGCTTGGCGACGGCCGTAGTGGTGCTGGCGTTCCTGATGCTCAAGCCAGCCCCCACGCCTGTAGAGGTACGCACGGTTGCCGTGCTGTCCGGTGACAAGGCGCCCGGCGCCATGGTGGTGAATACGCTGCCGGACAACCGCCTGGCCGTGCAGCCCATGCAAGACCTGGTGGCGCTGGCCGATGGCCGCGCGCTGGAATTGTGGTCGATCACGCCCGGACAGGCGCCGCGCTCGCTCGGCTTGGTGCTGCCCGGCCAGACCACGGTGCTGGCCCCAAGCCTGCTGCCGCAGCAGGGCGACACCGTCGCCATTACTTTGGAACCGGCGGGCGGCGCCCCCGGCGGCATCCCCACCGGCCCGGTCGTCTTGAGCGGCAAGGTCATCTGA
- a CDS encoding tetratricopeptide repeat protein, whose translation MPAPLSRRVFACLLGPALACFIGLAVPAAHAQPAAQLDHAYQSELRAENEALQARIKQLPPAMQTLNTRISAALRANDPQEAQRVAEEMARQDPRNADVRVFLGKLQAQQGKLPAAQDLFDEAIKLNPDHKWAYVNKAGAQAQRGDFPNALATTQALTNRFPDWSIGYNLQASLLDAMDRPDDALKAYQQAVRAKPASALILTNQGNLQRRMGRMADARLSYEDALRIQPGYTLAESALADLRK comes from the coding sequence ATGCCTGCACCCCTGAGCCGCCGTGTGTTTGCCTGCCTGCTCGGGCCGGCCCTAGCCTGCTTCATCGGCCTTGCCGTGCCGGCCGCCCATGCGCAACCCGCCGCGCAACTGGACCACGCGTACCAATCCGAACTGCGCGCGGAAAACGAAGCGCTGCAAGCCCGCATCAAACAACTGCCGCCCGCCATGCAAACGCTGAACACGCGGATCTCGGCTGCCTTGCGGGCGAACGATCCGCAGGAGGCGCAGCGCGTGGCCGAAGAGATGGCCCGCCAGGACCCTCGCAACGCCGACGTCAGGGTGTTTCTGGGGAAGCTGCAAGCGCAGCAAGGCAAGCTGCCCGCCGCCCAAGACCTGTTCGACGAGGCCATCAAGCTGAATCCGGACCATAAGTGGGCATACGTCAACAAGGCCGGCGCGCAGGCGCAGCGCGGGGATTTTCCCAATGCCTTGGCCACGACGCAGGCGCTGACGAACCGCTTTCCGGACTGGAGCATCGGCTACAACCTGCAGGCGTCGCTATTGGATGCCATGGACCGCCCGGATGATGCGCTGAAGGCTTATCAGCAGGCCGTGCGCGCCAAACCCGCCAGTGCGTTGATTCTGACCAATCAAGGCAACCTGCAACGCCGCATGGGGCGTATGGCCGATGCGCGCCTGTCCTATGAAGACGCGCTGCGGATTCAACCGGGCTATACGCTGGCCGAGTCGGCGCTGGCCGACCTGCGCAAGTAA
- a CDS encoding fasciclin domain-containing protein has protein sequence MKLLASIAIACSALTLSPTFAADVMVGGQPMMPAKNIVANAVNSADHTTLVAAVKAAGLVDTLQGKGPFTVFAPTNAAFGKLPAGTVDTLVKPENKATLTKILTYHVVPGKMDFDALAARIKKGGGKTELTTASGGKLWVMMNGKHNLTLKDEKGGVSTISTYDVYQSNGVIHVIDTVLMPN, from the coding sequence ATGAAATTGCTAGCCTCGATTGCCATCGCTTGCTCGGCCCTGACCCTGTCGCCCACTTTCGCGGCCGACGTCATGGTGGGCGGCCAGCCGATGATGCCCGCCAAGAACATCGTCGCCAACGCGGTGAATTCCGCGGACCACACCACGCTGGTGGCGGCGGTAAAGGCGGCGGGCCTGGTGGATACGCTGCAGGGCAAGGGCCCTTTCACGGTGTTCGCGCCGACCAACGCAGCCTTCGGCAAGTTGCCCGCGGGCACGGTGGACACGCTGGTCAAGCCTGAAAACAAGGCCACGCTGACCAAGATCCTGACCTACCACGTAGTGCCCGGCAAGATGGATTTCGACGCGCTGGCCGCCCGGATCAAAAAGGGCGGCGGCAAGACTGAATTAACGACTGCAAGCGGCGGCAAGCTGTGGGTGATGATGAACGGCAAGCACAACCTGACCCTGAAGGACGAAAAGGGCGGCGTGTCCACCATCAGCACCTATGACGTCTATCAGTCCAATGGCGTGATCCACGTAATTGACACCGTGTTGATGCCAAACTGA
- a CDS encoding sigma-70 family RNA polymerase sigma factor: MPDAQHLQALLVQCAEKRESALAEIYRLASPHLFALARRMLRDQAAAEDVLQECFVSIWRQAGQYQAEQSQPMTWMTRIVRNRCIDRLRRPDVVVPDPDDTLTLAMGDDSPGPLARLQASQDGRRLADCMGQLEGPQRVAIAMAFFDDLAHPDIATRLDTPLGTIKSWIRRGLQRLKRCLE, from the coding sequence ATGCCCGACGCTCAACACCTGCAGGCCCTGCTTGTCCAGTGCGCGGAAAAACGCGAATCCGCACTGGCGGAGATCTATCGCCTTGCGTCCCCGCATCTGTTTGCACTGGCCAGACGTATGTTGAGAGACCAGGCCGCCGCGGAAGACGTGCTGCAAGAGTGTTTCGTATCGATCTGGCGCCAGGCCGGCCAATACCAGGCCGAGCAGAGCCAACCCATGACGTGGATGACCCGCATCGTCCGGAACCGCTGCATCGACCGCCTGAGGCGGCCCGACGTCGTGGTGCCGGACCCGGACGACACGCTGACGCTGGCCATGGGCGACGACAGCCCCGGCCCGCTTGCCCGTTTGCAGGCCAGCCAGGACGGCCGTCGCCTGGCCGATTGCATGGGGCAGTTGGAAGGGCCGCAGCGGGTTGCCATCGCCATGGCGTTTTTTGATGATCTGGCGCACCCCGACATCGCCACGCGCCTGGACACGCCGCTGGGAACGATCAAGAGCTGGATACGCCGTGGCTTGCAACGGCTGAAAAGGTGCCTGGAATGA